A region from the Mya arenaria isolate MELC-2E11 chromosome 2, ASM2691426v1 genome encodes:
- the LOC128225248 gene encoding caspase-3-like, with translation MSSSEQHKQETVDGDADGEDVDIPGGQTIARIINAIKRPFQVDTGEISPVWDDSDTYDFSHRDRGLMVIVNNEHFKGHSPRPGSGVDVASLQKTFSSLGFNVNTYHNQTQEQMMKIFKKASRSDHSQADCFACAILSHGDQVHVIDKKIPDQHVREDVVYGTDQIILTRDIVGLFTDQKCPTLTNKPRLFFMQACRGSTLDSGVDLSVYNEDSTDGCRDKTEVTPCPLYKDFLIMYATPPGYYAFRRPDTGSWFVRALCEVLDHPEASSRHLRTLLTAVVRLVAQKYQSRSFNLRISGKKQTPCFSSMLTKDIYLTPKS, from the exons ATGAGCAGCAGTGAACAACACAAACAAG AAACTGTGGATGGGGATGCGGATGGGGAAGATGTTGACATTCCCGGAGGTCAAACCATTGCTAGGATCATCAACGCCATAAAGAG ACCGTTTCAGGTTGACACAGGTGAGATTTCACCGGTTTGGGATGACTCAGACACGTACGACTTCAGCCACCGTGACAGAGGCCTCATGGTGATAGTAAACAACGAGCATTTCAAGGGCCACTCCCCAAGGCCAGGATCGGGGGTTGACGTCGCCAGCTTGCAAAAAACATTCTCCTCCCTCGGGTTTAATGTGAACACTTATCACAACCAAACACAGgaacaaatgatgaaaatattcaaaaaag CTTCAAGGAGTGATCACAGTCAGGCAGACTGTTTTGCGTGTGCTATACTGTCACATGGGGATCAGGTTCATGTGATTGACAAGAAAATCCCAGACCAACATGTGCGGGAAGATGTTGTCTATGGCACGGACCAGATCATCCTCACAAGGGACATCGTGGGGCTGTTCACAGACCAGAAGTGTCCAACACTGACCAATAAACCAAGGCTCTTCTTCATGCAG GCATGTCGAGGGTCGACCCTGGACTCCGGAGTGGACCTGTCTGTGTACAATGAAGACAGTACCGATGGCTGCAGGGACAAGACAGAGGTCACCCCATGCCCTCTGTACAAGGACTTTCTCATCATGTATGCTACACCACCAG GTTACTATGCCTTCCGTCGTCCTGACACGGGGTCTTGGTTTGTGCGTGCCCTGTGTGAAGTGCTGGACCATCCGGAAGCAAGTTCCCGCCACCTGCGTACACTCCTCACTGCTGTTGTTAGACTGGTTGCCCAGAAGTACCAGTCACGCTCCTTCAATCTCCGTATCTCTGGGAAGAAACAGACACCTTGCTTCTCCTCCATGCTGACCAAGGACATCTATCTTACACCGAAGTCCTGA
- the LOC128225246 gene encoding glutamate-rich WD repeat-containing protein 1-like: MADTENMENESDEEMEEEVQCGSDMEDEGEDEGPAKTYLPGEPLQEGEELVCDESAYVMYHQAQTGSPCLSFDVVPDNLGESRQTYPMTCYMAAGTQAQRGKTNHVIIMKMSNLNRTLKASKEGDSDSESSESEDEEEKPELETAIINHSLGAVNRIRVTRHKENTLAATWSDKGKVQIWDLMSPLMALNDPMMMSSYVKNDESKPALFTFSGHQVEGFALDWSTTSPGKLLSGDCNKNIHLWTPGEGGTWKVDQRPFSAHTSSVEDLQWSPTEDNVFASCSVDRSIRIWDSRAAPHKACMLTAADAHERDVNVIHWNRNEPFILSGGDDGVLKVWDLRQFQQGKPAALFKHHTAPITSVEWHPTDSSVFAAAGSDDQVSLWDLGVERDIDAQGPSDGEPEVPAQLLFIHQGQTDIKEIHWHRQLPGVILSTAHSGFNIFRTISV; this comes from the exons ATGGCTGACACTGAAAACATGGAAAATGAAAGTGATGAGGAAATGGAAGAAGAGGTCCAATGTGGATCGGATATGGAAGATGAGGGTGAAGATGAAGGTCCAGCGAAAACGTATCTACCTGGGGAACCCTTACAGGAAGGAGAAGAACTTGTCTGTGACGAGTCAGCCTATGTTATGTACCACCAGGCACAGACAG GATCACCATGTCTTAGTTTTGATGTGGTCCCGGACAACTTGGGGGAATCACGGCAGACTTACCCTATGACTTGTTACATGGCGGCAGGCACGCAGGCACAGAGAGGCAAGACAAACCATGTCATCATCATGAAGATGTCCAACCTGAACAGAACCTTAAAG GCGTCAAAAGAGGGTGACTCGGACTCTGAGAGCAGTGAGAGTGAGGACGAGGAGGAGAAGCCCGAGTTAGAAACGGCCATAATCAACCACAGTCTTGGAGCTGTCAACCGGATCAGG GTTACAAGACATAAAGAAAACACTTTAGCAGCCACCTGGTCAGACAAAGGAAAGGTACAGATCTGGGACCTGATGTCACCTCTGATGGCACTGAATGACCCGATGATGATGAGTAGCTACGTAAAGAATGATGAATCAAAGCCAGCACTGTTCACATTCTCTGGTCACCAGGTGGAGGGCTTCGCGCTTGACTGGTCAACTACATCACctg GCAAGCTGCTGTCTGGTGACTGCAACAAGAACATCCATCTGTGGACGCCAGGGGAGGGGGGCACCTGGAAGGTGGATCAGCGACCGTTCTCAGCTCACACATCATCCGTGGAGGACCTCCAGTGGTCACCAACTGAGGACAAT GTGTTTGCTTCCTGTTCTGTGGACCGCAGTATTCGTATCTGGGACAGTAGGGCGGCGCCACACAAGGCGTGCATGTTGACAGCGGCTGACGCACATGAGAGAGATGTGAATGTGATACACTGGAACCGCAACGAGCCGTTTATCCTGTCTGGAGGGGACGATGGAGTCCTCAAAGTTTGGGACCTCAGGCAGTTCCAG CAGGGGAAGCCAGCGGCCCTGTTTAAGCACCACACAGCTCCAATCACCTCCGTGGAGTGGCACCCAACAGACAGCTCTGTGTTTGCAGCAGCAGGCTCTGATGACCAGGTGTCCCTCTGGGATCTGGGTGTGGAACGAGACATTGATGCACAGGGCCCCTCAGATGGGGAGCCAGAAGTGCCCGCACAGTTATTGTTCATTCATCAAGGACAGACAGACATTAAGGAGATACATTGGCATAGACAGTTACCAGGGGTGATTCTCAGTACTGCGCACAGTGGATTTAACATATTCCGGACCATCAGTGTGTGA